From a region of the Tamandua tetradactyla isolate mTamTet1 chromosome 10, mTamTet1.pri, whole genome shotgun sequence genome:
- the LOC143648766 gene encoding uncharacterized protein LOC143648766, producing the protein MAASTISVCSSDLSYGRRVCLPGPCDSCTGPSWEADDCPESCCEPPCCPPTCCAPTCCTSTCCAPTCSSCLTLVCTPVSCGSSPCQAVCTSCCEPSCCQQSSCQPACCTSSPCCIPVCCKPVCCKPVCCASTPCPSSCCRPSSCVSLLCRPVCKPACCAPASSCQPSCCRPASCVSLLCRPVCKPACCVPTSCCAPASCCTPASCCQPSCCRPASCVSLLCRPVCKPVCCAPTSCCAPASCCTPASSCQPSCCRPASCMSLLCRPVCPCPAKCSC; encoded by the exons ATGGCTGCGTCCACCATCTCCGTGTGCTCCAGCGACCTGAGCTACGGCCGCCGGGTCTGCCTGCCTGGTCCCTGCGACTCCTGCACCGGCCCCTCCTGGGAGGCCGACGACTGCCCAGAGAGCTGCTGCGAGCCCCCCTGCTGCCCCCCCACCTGCTGCGCCCCCACCTGCTGCACCTCCACCTGCTGTGCCCCCACCTGCT CTTCCTGCCTGACCCTTGTCTGCACCCCAGTGAGCTGTGGGTCCAGCCCCTGCCAAGCTGTCTGCACCAGCTGCTGTGAGCCCTCCTGCTGCCAGCAGTCTAGCTGCCAGCCCGCTTGCTGCACGTCCTCCCCCTGCTGCATTCCTGTCTGCTGCAAGCCCGTGTGCTGCAAGCCCGTGTGCTGCGCGTCCACCCCCTGCCCCTCGTCCTGCTGCAGACCCTCCTCCTGTGTGTCCCTGCTCTGTCGCCCCGTGTGCAAGCCCGCCTGCTGTGCCCCCGCCTCCTCCTGCCAGCCCAGCTGCTGCCGCCCGGCCTCCTGCGTGTCCCTGCTCTGCCGCCCCGTGTGCAAGCCCGCCTGCTGTGTGCCCACCTCCTGCTGTGCCCCTGCCTCCTGCTGTACCCCTGCCTCCTGCTGCCAGCCCAGCTGCTGCCGCCCGGCCTCCTGCGTGTCCCTGCTCTGCCGCCCTGTGTGCAAGCCTGTCTGCTGTGCCCCCACCTCCTGCTGTGCCCCTGCCTCCTGCTGTACCCCTGCTTCCTCCTGCCAGCCCAGCTGCTGCCGCCCGGCCTCCTGCATGTCCCTGCTCTGCCGGCCTGTGTGTCCCTGCCCGGCCAAGTGCAGCTGCTGA